The Novibacillus thermophilus genome segment GATAGACATGTTGTCATCACTGGCGAAACCGACCAGTGGTGTCGTGCGCTTTAAAGGCCGCCCTGTTTCCGAGGTTTTGCACGCATTTCGCATGCGTATCGGCGTCGTCCCCCAGGAGATCGCCCTGTTCCCCCAACTCACGGCCGAAGAGAATCTGTTATTTTTCGGAAAAATTTATCGTCTCGACAAGAGGGAACTGAACAAGCGGGTAAACGAACTGTTAGAACTCGTCGGACTTAAGGAGAAGCGAAAAGACAAAGTGCGGACGTTCTCCGGAGGAATGAAACGGCGCTTGAACACGGCGGCCGCCCTCGTGCACAAGCCTGAGTTTCTGTTAATGGATGAGCCGACCGTCGGCATCGATCCGCAGTCGCGTCGGCACATTCTCGATCTAGTAAAAGATTTGCAAGCGAGCGGCGGCATGACGATCTTGTACACGAGTCACTACATGGAAGAAGTTGAGTATCTCTGCGACCGCGTGTACGTGATGGACCGGGGAAGCGTCATTGCTTCCGGAACGATCGATGAGATCAAGCGGATTTTAGACCGGGGTCACATTTATGAGCTGAAGCTTGCCGCTCACCACCATCAATTGGAGCAAAAATTGCGGGAAGATCCGCGCATCGAGAGTGTGGCGGCCACGGAGGACGGATACCGCGTAACCGCTTCTTGCGCTAATCTGTTCGAGCCCCTTTTGGAACTGGCGACACGAAGCGGTGCCCGTGTTTTGGGCATTCAAGTGCAGACACCGACCCTTGAGGATGTGTTTTTGCATTTAACCGGCCGTACGTTACGGGATTAGGGGGAATCACTTTGGGACCGTACTTCAAAAAAGACTTGCTGCAGTTAAGCGATGACCGGGTTGCCCTGGCGTTGATGTTGCTGATGCCCCTTGTGCTCATCGCCATACTCGGATTTTCTCTCCAACACAGTTTTCATAGCGTGCCGGACGATATACGGATTGCCGTCGTGGATCGCGATTCACAAGAAGCGGCTCTTACAAAACTGGAAGAGCGCCTCAGCGAAGAGATGCCGAAGGAGAAAGTTGAAGAACTGTTGGCCGTCGCACCGGACATTTCCGCTCCAGACCTCCTCATTGAGCACGTGTTGCAAGACGATTCATTGCAAGATTCGATTGAAATCGAGTTTGTCTCTGACGTGGAAGCTGCCCGGGACAACGACGCGTACGCGGCCGTGATCGAGATTCCGAGAGGATACCGCCTGTACATGTGGGAACACATGTTTCTCGGCACTTCCGATCATTCTGTGGCCCTGTCACTGTTTACCAACAGTGAAGAGGCTGTACGGTCCACGATCGTAGAGTCGCTCGTGGATCACTTTTTCTATGAAATGCGGGTACAGACCGTTCTGAACCGAGCCGATGCCGCGAACTTGCGTCAAGCTTTAACTCCGGAGAGTCACATTGTGCCACGTGGAGGCGAACCGGTGACGTCGTTCCAATACTATACGGCTGGCATGAGTGTCATGTTCGTCCTCTTCACAGCCGGCATCGTGGCGAACTACGCTTTCACAGAGAAGAAGACTCACGTCTTTGCTCGCATGTTGCTGGCCAATACGCCGCGGTGGAAATATTTGACGAGCAGAGGGCTCACGACCGTTTGGATTGTTTTTCTGCAATTGTTGCTGCTCTTCGTCGTGACATCGCTCGTCTTCAACATCGAATGGGGCAACCTGGCCGCGGTACTCCTCCTTTCCATCGCGCTGAGCGTCGCCGTTGGCGGAATAGGGACCCTGTTGACGTCCGTCAATTTCATGTTAAATTCAAGTACCGTATCCAATGTGTTTCAAATTTTTTTCACGTCGATCATGGCCTTTGTGGGCGGAAGCATGGTCCCGGTGCGAGAACTGTCGCCTCTCCTGGGAGAGATCGGTCATTTTACACCCAACGGCAAGGCTCTATCGGGTTATGTACAAATTTTTCGGGGAGACAGTTTAGCCGAAATCACCGACTCCCTCGCATTTTTGTGTTGTTTCGGATTCGCCTGCTTTTTGATTGCGGCAATTTTGTTTCCGCGGAAGGGGGCGTTGTCGTGAAGGCGCTTGTATGGCAGTATGGAAAAGAGCTGATGCGGCATCCGTGGGAAGTGTTGATGATGCTCGGTTTAACTGTTTTGTTTGCTTTTGTCATAAGTGGCGGATCGGATTCCGCACAGTCGCAAAACGATGTACGGGTCTATTCCACGAGTTTATCTGATGAGGCGTTACACGGTATTGTGGACCGATTGAACAGTGAGAAACCGACAGTACAGTTCAGCATCGTCACGGAAGAAGAAGCGATGGAGCTGATGAACCGCGAAGTGGTTGAAGGTGTCGTCAACTTGGGGGAGTCTTCTTACGAGATTGTCGTACAGCGGGAGGGGACGATGCTCGTCCCCCTTGTGCAGCCACTGTTGGATCAATTTTATACGACGGAGCGGCTGACGGACGTGGTCGGAGATCCCGTTCGTGAAAAGATGAGTCAACTTGCGGAAGCCTTTACAGTTGAAAAAGAAACGATGCAGCGCGGCAGCCAGTTCGACCCATCTCTTCACTTCCTGTTTGGGTTTACCCTGTATTTCTCCATCTTTACCACCGCCTTTTCCGTGAGCAGCATCCTGCAAATGAAAGAAGAGGGGATTTGGAACCGCCTGATTCTCTCGCCGACGACAAAAACGAGTATGTACATCGGGAACATCATCACCTCGTTTCTCCTCGGATACGCGCAGATTGCCGTTGTGTTGCTGCTTTTCAAGTTTGTCTTTAGGTATTCGTTCTACGGCGGATTCTGGAAACTGTTCATCGTCGTCATACCGTTTTTGTTCGCGGTGATGGCGATCGGTGTTTTTTTGAGCGGCATTGTGAAGAATTCTCGTCAGCTGGGAGCAGTCATTCCGCTGTTTGCCACAAGTGCGGCGATGTTGGGTGGAGCTTTTTGGCCCCTGGATGTCGTCGAATCGGAATGGATGCTAAAGTTGTCTTACGCAAGCCCTATGATGTACGGGATAGACATGATGAAGGGGGCGACGGTGTACAACTGGCCGTGGAAAGATTTTTTGTGGCCGGCGGCAGTACTTTTCTTCATGGGCGCTGCGGTCATCGGAGTCGGACTCAACCTGATGGAGAAAAAAGCGTCTTGAAATGTCAAAACCACCCATGGTAAAAAGATTGGCTTGCGCAAGGCCCCTCGCACGTGGTAACATAGAGACACAATAAGCGAAGAGCCCTGCGATGTGCGTGTTTACTCGCAAGTTTTGAGCCAACACCTTAACCCAGGGAGTCCGGACGTCGCAGCCGGGAGTGGAAGCCTCGCTGGAGTGGACCCATGAACGGTTGCGCAGGACACCCACCTGCCTTGAGCAGGTTCAAAACGGAGGAGTCACGGCATAACGGGGCTCTTCTTTTTTGATTTTTTAGGTTATAATAGGCGTGAACGCGTTACTCGTCTGGAGGCTTCTCACACATGCTGAACATCGGCGTCGACATCGACGGAACGATTAAATACACGCAACGCGCAGCGGTCCAAATATTTAACAAAGAATTGAAGCGCAATGTGAACGCAGAAGACGTTCGCACGTTTCATTTGGATGAACCGTACGGATTGGACAAAAGAGAAGGGAGGCGTCTGTGGCGAAAGCTCGAACCTCAAATATACTCCATCGGCTTACCGCGTGAAAACGCGGCTTCCGTATTGTCCCGTCTTTCGGATGAAGGACATGTTGTTTATTTTGTGACAGCGCGTCCCGGGATGTCGCACATTCGCGACGTGACGGAGTCGTGGCTTAAGAAACACGACTTTCCTTTTTACGGCGACAATCTGTACATGAACGCACAGGACAAAGCAAAAGTCGCAAAAAAGTTGGGAATCGACGTGTTTTTTGAAGATGCTCCTGATCACCTTGACCGCTTGTTGGCTGCCGACATTCTGACAGTTGTGGTGGATGCTGTCTACAATCGGGATTACGATCCCAACGTTCCCCGCATCCGGGATTGGGAGGAAGTGCCGCAGTTGGTCACGGCTCTGGAAAAGCGGCAAAAATAGTGAAAAACGTTGCCTTAACGCTCAGCATTCCTATATAATAAAAGCATCACGGATGCCCACGACGGTCGAAGCGCCTTCGTGGGTCCGTTATTTTTTGTTGGAGAAGGGGGAAGCGGGATGGATTTGTTTTCGTACGCTGGGGACAAAGAACAGGACGTTTCCGCTCCATTGGCAGCCAGAATGCGTCCGCGCACGTTGGAACAGTTCGTTGGACAGAGTCACATCGTCGGGCCCGGTAAGATGTTAAGACGTGCCATCGAAGCAGACCGCATCTCTTCTTTAATTTTCTACGGGCCTCCTGGAACGGGTAAAACAACATTGGCGCGAATTATCGCTGAAACGACTCAGTCGCACTTTACGGATTTGAATGCCGTCACGTCAGGTGTTGGCGACATTCGCGAAGTCGTGAAAGAAGCGAAAGAAAGGCGCGGCATGTATGGACAGCGGACGACGTTGTTTATCGATGAAATTCACCGTTTCAACAAATCGCAGCAGGACGCCCTGCTTCCCTACGTTGAGGACGGGACGATTATTCTCATCGGAGCGACGACGGAAAACCCGTTTTTCGAAGTGAACGCAGCTTTGCTCTCCCGTTCGCAAATTTTTGAGTTACACCCGTTAACAGAGGACGAACTGCAAGGTGTGATGGATCGGGCCTTGCAAGACAAAACGTACGGGTTGGGGGAATTAAATGTCCAGATTGAACCGGATGCTAGAGAACACTTGATTCACTATGCAGACGGGGATGCGAGGCGGCTGTTGAATGCGTTGGAATTAGCTGTGACGACAACGCCGCCCGAAACGTCGGGTGTCATCCACATCGACCTGGACACGGCAGTTGAGAGTATTCAGCGGAGAGCTGTCCGTTATGACAAAACTGGCGACAACCATTACGATACGATTTCAGCTTTTATTAAATCCATCCGCGGATCAGATCCGGACGCGGCACTGTACTGGCTGGCGAGGATGATAGACGCCGGCGAAGACGGGCGGTTTATTGCCAGACGACTGGTCATTGCGGCAGCGGAAGATATCGGGAATGCCGATCCCCAGGCGTTGCAAGTGGCCGTGAGCGCTTATCAAGCGTATGAGCTGGTCGGAATGCCGGAGGGGCGCATTCCCCTCGCGCAAGCCACGACGTACCTCGCCTCTGTTCCTAAAAGTAATGCAGCCTACAACGGCATTAATGAGGC includes the following:
- a CDS encoding ABC transporter ATP-binding protein translates to MLEMNDVTKRYGQHVAVRDLNLYLDKGESVGLLGPNGAGKSTTIDMLSSLAKPTSGVVRFKGRPVSEVLHAFRMRIGVVPQEIALFPQLTAEENLLFFGKIYRLDKRELNKRVNELLELVGLKEKRKDKVRTFSGGMKRRLNTAAALVHKPEFLLMDEPTVGIDPQSRRHILDLVKDLQASGGMTILYTSHYMEEVEYLCDRVYVMDRGSVIASGTIDEIKRILDRGHIYELKLAAHHHQLEQKLREDPRIESVAATEDGYRVTASCANLFEPLLELATRSGARVLGIQVQTPTLEDVFLHLTGRTLRD
- a CDS encoding ABC transporter permease, translated to MGPYFKKDLLQLSDDRVALALMLLMPLVLIAILGFSLQHSFHSVPDDIRIAVVDRDSQEAALTKLEERLSEEMPKEKVEELLAVAPDISAPDLLIEHVLQDDSLQDSIEIEFVSDVEAARDNDAYAAVIEIPRGYRLYMWEHMFLGTSDHSVALSLFTNSEEAVRSTIVESLVDHFFYEMRVQTVLNRADAANLRQALTPESHIVPRGGEPVTSFQYYTAGMSVMFVLFTAGIVANYAFTEKKTHVFARMLLANTPRWKYLTSRGLTTVWIVFLQLLLLFVVTSLVFNIEWGNLAAVLLLSIALSVAVGGIGTLLTSVNFMLNSSTVSNVFQIFFTSIMAFVGGSMVPVRELSPLLGEIGHFTPNGKALSGYVQIFRGDSLAEITDSLAFLCCFGFACFLIAAILFPRKGALS
- a CDS encoding ABC transporter permease, producing the protein MKALVWQYGKELMRHPWEVLMMLGLTVLFAFVISGGSDSAQSQNDVRVYSTSLSDEALHGIVDRLNSEKPTVQFSIVTEEEAMELMNREVVEGVVNLGESSYEIVVQREGTMLVPLVQPLLDQFYTTERLTDVVGDPVREKMSQLAEAFTVEKETMQRGSQFDPSLHFLFGFTLYFSIFTTAFSVSSILQMKEEGIWNRLILSPTTKTSMYIGNIITSFLLGYAQIAVVLLLFKFVFRYSFYGGFWKLFIVVIPFLFAVMAIGVFLSGIVKNSRQLGAVIPLFATSAAMLGGAFWPLDVVESEWMLKLSYASPMMYGIDMMKGATVYNWPWKDFLWPAAVLFFMGAAVIGVGLNLMEKKAS
- a CDS encoding 5' nucleotidase, NT5C type, producing MLNIGVDIDGTIKYTQRAAVQIFNKELKRNVNAEDVRTFHLDEPYGLDKREGRRLWRKLEPQIYSIGLPRENAASVLSRLSDEGHVVYFVTARPGMSHIRDVTESWLKKHDFPFYGDNLYMNAQDKAKVAKKLGIDVFFEDAPDHLDRLLAADILTVVVDAVYNRDYDPNVPRIRDWEEVPQLVTALEKRQK
- a CDS encoding AAA family ATPase, giving the protein MDLFSYAGDKEQDVSAPLAARMRPRTLEQFVGQSHIVGPGKMLRRAIEADRISSLIFYGPPGTGKTTLARIIAETTQSHFTDLNAVTSGVGDIREVVKEAKERRGMYGQRTTLFIDEIHRFNKSQQDALLPYVEDGTIILIGATTENPFFEVNAALLSRSQIFELHPLTEDELQGVMDRALQDKTYGLGELNVQIEPDAREHLIHYADGDARRLLNALELAVTTTPPETSGVIHIDLDTAVESIQRRAVRYDKTGDNHYDTISAFIKSIRGSDPDAALYWLARMIDAGEDGRFIARRLVIAAAEDIGNADPQALQVAVSAYQAYELVGMPEGRIPLAQATTYLASVPKSNAAYNGINEALADIRRDGHKPVPAHLRDASYKGAEKLGHGKGYLYPHHYPGNVVRQSYLPEGVDKTYYKPVNHGVEKKLKQYLERVAELTERE